The Benincasa hispida cultivar B227 chromosome 11, ASM972705v1, whole genome shotgun sequence genome has a segment encoding these proteins:
- the LOC120091522 gene encoding beta-hexosaminidase 2 — protein MALQWKTHNFTNFLVVVVFFISPISSLQFSINVWPKPRVVNWPHPQAALLSPNFTVISPHRHYLSTAVDRHLRRILTENHRPLLDPSVNISSSASPLQKLIVKVADLSAPLQSGVNESYTLDISVTGSASLVAATAWGAMRGLETFSQLVWGDPLRVPVGFSLWDDPLFQHRGLMLDTSRNYYGVEDILRTIEAMSMNKLNVFHWHITDSHSFPLVVPSEPELAAKGAYGDDMQYSPEDVLRIVKFGMEHGVRVLPEIDSPGHTGSWALAYPEIVSCANMFWLPAGYKWEDRLASEPGTGHLNPLNPKTYKVLKNVIRDVTALFPESFYHSGVDEIVPGCWKADPLIRSFLSNGGTLSEVLEIFVNTTFPYIRSLNRTVVYWEDILLDDIVRVRPEFLPQEHTILQTWNNGVDNTKKIVSSGYRAIVSSSEYYYLDCGHGDFIGNNSQYDEQANGEYKNGGSWCGPFKTWETVYNYDITYGLSKEEARLVLGGEVALWSEQADPTVLDARLWPRASAMAEALWSGNRDETGKKRYAEATDRLNEWRYRMVNRGIGAEPIQPLWCIRNPGMCNTVQVI, from the exons ATGGCTCTTCAATGGAAGACTCACAACTTTACCAACTTCTTAGTCGTCGTCGTCTTCttcatttctccaatttcatcgCTTCAATTCTCCATTAATGTCTGGCCAAAACCTAGAGTCGTCAATTGGCCTCATCCCCAAGCCGCTCTTCTTTCCCCCAATTTCACCGTCATTTCCCCTCACCGCCACTACCTCTCCACCGCCGTCGACCGCCATCTCCGCCGCATCCTCACCGAGAATCACCGCCCCCTCCTTGACCCTTCTGTCAACATCTCCTCCTCTGCTTCCCCCTTGCAGAAACTCATCGTCAAAGTTGCTGATCTCTCTGCCCCACTTCAGAGTGGCGTTAACGAATCTTATACTCTCGACATCTCTGTCACCGGCTCCGCCAGTTTAGTGGCGGCAACGGCGTGGGGCGCCATGAGAGGTCTCGAGACGTTCTCTCAGCTTGTTTGGGGCGACCCATTGCGGGTTCCGGTAGGGTTTTCACTGTGGGATGATCCATTGTTTCAGCACAGAGGGTTGATGCTTGACACGTCGAGGAATTACTATGGAGTGGAGGATATTTTGCGGACAATTGAAGCAATGAGTATGAATAAGCTTAATGTTTTCCATTGGCATATAACGGATTCGCATTCTTTCCCTCTTGTTGTGCCATCGGAGCCGGAGCTTGCCGCCAAGGGGGCTTATGGGGATGATATGCAATATTCCCCTGAAGATGTTCTACGAATTGTCAAGTTTGGAATGGAGCATGGTGTTAGAGTCTTGCCGGAAATCGATTCCCCTG GACATACTGGATCATGGGCTCTGGCTTACCCTGAAATAGTGTCATGTGCAAACATGTTCTGGTTGCCTGCGGGGTACAAATGGGAAGACCGGCTGGCTTCAGAACCTGGCACTGGCCATTTGAACCCCTTGAATCCCAAGACCTACAAAGTCCTTAAAAACGTCATTCGGGATGTTACTGCTCTTTTTCCCGAATCGTTTTACCACTCAGGAGTGGATGAGATTGTCCCAGGATGTTGGAAGGCCGATCCTTTGATAAGATCTTTCTTATCAAATGGTGGTACTCTTAGTGAAGTTCTTGAGATCTTTGTCAACACAACCTTTCCTTACATTCGCTCCCTTAACCGTACGGTTGTCTATTGGGAAGACATATTGCTTGACGACATTGTTAGGGTGCGACCGGAGTTTCTCCCGCAAGAGCATACCATCTTGCAGACTTGGAACAATGGCGTTGACAATACCAAAAAAATTGTTTCTTCAGGATATCGAGCAATTGTGTCATCTTctgaatattattatttggactGTGGCCATGGTGACTTTATTGGAAACAATAGTCAGTATGACGAACAGGCAAATGGTGAATATAAAAATGGAGGGTCCTGGTGTGGACCTTTCAAGACGTGGGAAACTGTATATAACTATGACATAACTTATGGATTGAGTAAAGAGGAAGCTAGATTGGTGCTGGGTGGAGAAGTGGCATTGTGGTCTGAGCAAGCAGACCCAACGGTTTTGGATGCACGGCTGTGGCCTCGAGCTTCAGCAATGGCGGAGGCCCTCTGGTCTGGGAATCGGGATGAAACCGGTAAAAAGAGATATGCGGAGGCAACAGATCGTTTGAATGAATGGAGATACAGAATGGTGAATAGAGGCATTGGAGCTGAACCAATTCAGCCACTCTGGTGCATTCGAAACCCCGGCATGTGTAATACAGTTCAAGTGATCTAA
- the LOC120090750 gene encoding ACT domain-containing protein ACR11 — protein MTVAVAMASWTSGFHSISTSWTLKSSEPRFSNGVFTKTSIAFQTKCFCLLQRGRWSSSNMKSIPRASSATAVEDGSNGDTDTIPTPIVIIDQDSDQDATVVEITFGDRLGALLDTMNALKNLGLNVVKANVFLDSSGKHNRFSITKADTGRKVDDPELLEAIRLTIINNLIEYHPESSAQLAMGAAFGVMPPQQQVDVDIATHISIQDDGPDRSLLYVETADRPGLLVDLVKIITDINVAVESGEFDTEGLLAKAKFHVSYRGKALIKPLQQVISNSLRYFLRRPTTEEASF, from the exons ATGACTGTGGCTGTTGCTATGGCTTCTTGGACTTCTGGGTTTCACTCCATTTCCACTTCTTGGACCCTCAAATCTTCTGAACCCCGTTTTTCTAATGGGGTTTTCACCAAGACCTCCATTGCTTTTCAGACCAAATGTTTCTGCCTACTCCAAAGGGGAAG ATGGTCTTCTTCCAACATGAAGAGCATTCCACGAGCATCATCAGCTACAGCTGTTGAG GATGGAAGTAACGGTGATACTGATACAATTCCAACGCCCATAGTTATAATAGACCAGGACTCTGATCAAGATGCAACTGTGGTGGAGATAACCTTTGGCGATCGGCTTGGAGCTCTTCTCGACACG atgaatgctctgaaAAACCTGGGGCTGAATGTTGTCAAGGCAAATGTCTTTTTGGATTCTTCTGGAAAACACAACAGATTTTCCATCACAAAAGC AGATACTGGAAGAAAGGTAGATGATCCGGAGTTGCTCGAGGCAATTCGTTTGACAATTATAAATAACTTGATTGAGTATCATCCG GAATCAAGTGCTCAGTTAGCAATGGGAGCAGCCTTTGGAGTCATGCCACCGCAGCAACAG GTTGATGTGGACATTGCTACACACATCAGCATACAAGACGACGGTCCTGACCGAAG cttactgtatgtggagacagcTGATCGACCGGGATTATTAGTGGATCTTGTGAAGATTATCACCGACATAAATGTTGCAGTTGAATCTGGAGAATTCGACACTGAG GGATTGTTGGCTAAGGCCAAGTTTCATGTCAGCTATAGGGGCAAAGCCCTCATCAAACCTCTTCAGCAG GTTATTTCAAATAGTTTACGATATTTCTTGAGGCGACCTACGACAGAGGAGGCGAGTTTTTGA